The following coding sequences are from one Carassius gibelio isolate Cgi1373 ecotype wild population from Czech Republic chromosome B7, carGib1.2-hapl.c, whole genome shotgun sequence window:
- the rtn3 gene encoding reticulon-3 isoform X1, which produces MADPMTQSSQISSSQGLNDAHSASSKDSKFSDSFFSSPVSLIQSPQDKRVVLGSDKPSENLATSLRFSSQSSSSSPVAYGNDSSGSPADNIDRTFKEKRELFDSSFGSQKQDSPIKTSPVSERIKALEALAAKQNDFDKSDGGLPHFKERQYEKAPTESLGNSSPLSFQKRTTSNEQESPEAPFQKRTMSNEQESTESPFQKRTMSNEQESTESPFQKRTMSNEQESTESPFQKRTMSKEQESPELPYEKRTMSNEQESPESPFQKRTISNEQESPESPFEVLGEERRGSDFEDTADWMKAHLPPAPDFNTEDPDSPMVQESPSKVMKPNNVDTAEVPEPFAGVPDQFMDSPIEMPDDINQSKEDDNKQSKQENVEEDSEFDLNFLPTAYMWDKQEKADMGYQVFPDNQELTSSPTPPADFESPSPPVSQQMEPSSSQHSNISKGNLEPVEIQEVDSSGESDDTVIEETMSIPTVGNFDTKTHKVEDKVPIPEKQPILVPIINVIETEEQVLSDDEEPLEVEAEEEEEDEKCQIFQGDGKRSPEQHDSDVPEQVFIETIHDEHKPDHVISSHTNQNDSDAEHSPEHNVIEDDHESGIFLQSSPDSGGLNSEDSQEIMSQDLVTFEPLKELSLDKDLDKTAEILSDLPTDISYRSNEPSDVETYLDHYDSEELALKDQLNSSYFKESKGEKTELSKSSCLQDNQKPNVPESFQHIPDYFNETPNKCRLDYESVPDPSLSDPSSDIPDDIETIIPQNKMPSIDSEDQKSSVEIKASVMQEQESSTVQSIDRQPLVQENPPAPLPSFHNEQSCKIREDISGPVANEVTEGSVITKSEPHVVPTKDLLDRPDSPETLSDTETFETECSVTAATDSFVEFMRECLKSRQDEEPEVLSPGHEAIDQNPKSDAPASTQSSPAMILDMEQERLTISALKELGSSQEDKDKGIPTKKTILKPDNAPLPTPRPEASVTSSSHMLQNKYQPDALLSKEVEAIDIWVAEAYHLAEHVLTAILTHLTVNDLVHWRDPKKSGVVFGVSLLLLLSLAAFSMISVVSYLLLALLCVTISFRIYKSVIQAVQKSNEGHPFKALMEKDVTVPPETFRKHVDTCLTHVNRVLKKMSRLFLVEDLVDSLKLAVVMWLMTYVGAVFNGITILILADILLFSVPPIYEKNKTQIDHYIGIVRTQVNTTFAKLQEKLPGSMKRCKAE; this is translated from the exons ATGGCAGATCCAATGACCCAATCTTCTCAGATTTCGTCGTCACAAGGCCTCAACGATGCGCATTCTGCATCGTCCAAAGACTCCAAGTTTTCCG attccTTTTTTTCTTCGCCTGTATCTCTCATTCAGTCTCCTCAAG ACAAAAGAGTGGTACTGGGCTCTGATAAACCTTCAGAGAATTTGGCCACATCTCTTCGCTTTTCTTCTCAGTCAAGTTCCTCTTCACCAGTTGCTTATGGAAACGACTCCTCAGGATCACCTGCTGACAACATAGATCGTACCTTCAAAGAGAAACGGGAGCTTTTTGATTCATCTTTTGGCTCGCAAAAGCAGGACTCCCCTATAAAGACATCCCCAGTGTCTGAGAGAATCAAAGCACTAGAAGCTTTAGCTGCAAAGCAGAATGATTTTGATAAAAGTGATGGGGGGCTTCCACATTTTAAAGAGCGTCAATATGAGAAGGCCCCTACGGAATCACTTGGAAATTCCTCCCCCTTGTCCTTTCAGAAAAGGACAACATCAAATGAGCAGGAATCTCCAGAAGCACCCTTTCAGAAAAGGACCATGTCAAACGAGCAGGAATCTACAGAATCACCCTTTCAGAAAAGGACCATGTCAAACGAGCAGGAATCTACAGAATCACCCTTTCAGAAAAGGACCATGTCAAACGAGCAGGAATCTACAGAATCACCCTTTCAGAAAAGGACCATGTCAAAGGAGCAGGAATCTCCAGAATTGCCCTATGAGAAAAGGACCATGTCAAATGAGCAGGAATCTCCAGAATCACCCTTTCAGAAAAGGACCATCTCAAACGAGCAGGAATCTCCAGAATCACCATTTGAAGTGCTTGGAGAGGAAAGGCGTGGAAGTGACTTTGAGGACACTGCTGACTGGATGAAAGCTCACTTACCTCCAGCACCAGATTTCAACACTGAAGATCCAGATTCTCCTATGGTGCAAGAGAGTCCATCCAAAGTGATGAAACCAAACAATGTTGATACAGCAGAAGTTCCAGAACCTTTTGCAGGAGTTCCTGATCAGTTTATGGACAGTCCCATTGAAATGCCAGATGACATCAATCAGTCAAAGGAGGATGACAACAAGCAATCAAAACAAGAGAATGTTGAGGAAGATTCTGAATTTGACCTGAACTTTTTACCGACAGCCTATATGTGGGACAAACAAGAGAAAGCTGATATGGGCTATCAGGTATTCCCTGACAACCAAGAGCTTACTTCATCCCCTACTCCTCCTGCAGATTTTGAGTCTCCATCACCCCCTGTGTCCCAACAGATGGAGCCTAGTTCTTCGCAACATTCCAATATTTCAAAGGGAAACTTGGAGCCTGTTGAAATTCAAGAGGTAGACAGCTCTGGGGAGTCGGATGATACAGTGATTGAGGAAACCATGAGCATCCCAACAGTGGGAAACTTTGACACCAAAACCCACAAGGTAGAGGATAAGGTTCCAATCCCTGAAAAACAGCCAATTCTGGTACCTATTATCAATGTAATTGAAACCGAGGAACAAGTTTTAAGTGATGATGAGGAACCACTTGAGGTAGAagcagaagaggaggaggaggatgaaaagTGTCAGATATTTCAAGGTGACGGCAAAAGGTCACCAGAGCAACATGACTCCGATGTTCCAGAACAAGTATTTATAGAAACTATACATGATGAGCATAAGCCTGACCATGTCATTTCCTCTCACACAAATCAAAATGACTCTGATGCTGAGCACTCTCCTGAACACAACGTGATTGAAGATGATCATGAAAGTGGCATTTTTCTCCAGTCCTCTCCAGACTCTGGAGGCCTGAATTCAGAGGACTCTCAAGAGATTATGTCTCAGGATTTAGTGACCTTTGAACCCCTTAAAGAGTTATCCCTTGATAAAGACCTAGACAAGACTGCAGAAATACTTTCTGACCTTCCCACTGACATCAGTTACCGATCAAATGAGCCCAGTGATGTAGAGACTTATCTTGATCACTATGACAGTGAAGAGCTTGCTTTAAAAGACCAGCTGAATTCATCTTATTTTAAGGAAAGCAAAGGTGAGAAAACAGAGCTTTCAAAGTCAAGCTGTCTTCAAGATAATCAAAAACCAAATGTTCCAGAATCTTTTCAGCATATCCCTGATTATTTCAATGAGACACCCAACAAATGCAGGCTAGACTATGAATCTGTGCCTGACCCTTCCCTGTCTGACCCTTCATCTGATATTCCTGATGATATTGAGACTATAATCCCTCAAAACAAAATGCCAAGTATTGATTCAGAAGATCAGAAGTCATCAGTAGAAATCAAGGCTTCAGTCATGCAGGAACAGGAGTCGTCGACAGTCCAGTCCATTGATCGACAGCCACTAGTTCAAGAGAACCCACCTGCACCACTTCCCTCTTTTCACAATGAGCAGTCTTGCAAAATCAGAGAAGATATTTCTGGCCCTGTGGCAAATGAGGTTACTGAGGGATCAGTGATAACCAAGTCTGAACCTCATGTTGTGCCCACCAAAGATCTTTTAGATAGACCGGACTCACCAGAGACCCTAAGTGATACAGAGACATTTGAAACCGAATGTTCAGTAACCGCAGCGACTGACAGCTTCGTGGAGTTCATGAGGGAGTGTCTTAAGTCACGGCAGGATGAGGAACCTGAGGTCCTCAGTCCCGGACACGAAGCTATAGACCAGAATCCAAAATCTGATGCTCCTGCTTCCACTCAATCATCCCCAGCTATGATCTTGGACATGGAGCAGGAGCGCCTCACAATTTCTGCTTTAAAAGAGCTTGGTAGCAGCCAAGAGGACAAAGACAAGGGTATTCCCACTAAGAAGACTATCCTAAAGCCTGATAATGCTCCACTTCCTACACCTAGACCTGAGGCCTCAGTCACCTCCTCTTCTCACATGCTTCAAAACAAGTATCAGCCTGATGCCTTACTTTCCAAAGAGGTAGAGGCAATCGACATTTGGGTAGCAGAGGCCTACCACCTTGCAGAGCATGTCTTGACAGCAATACTAACCCATCTTACAG TGAATGACCTGGTGCACTGGCGGGACCCTAAGAAGTCAGGTGTGGTGTTTGGCGTGTCGCTGCTGTTGCTGCTCTCTCTGGCAGCGTTTAGCATGATCAGTGTGGTCTCCTACCTGCTGCTGGCCCTGCTCTGTGTCACCATCTCTTTCCGCATCTACAAATCTGTCATCCAGGCTGTGCAGAAGTCCAATGAAGGACATCCCTTCAA GGCTCTGATGGAGAAAGATGTCACCGTGCCCCCCGAGACCTTCCGCAAGCACGTGGACACCTGTCTCACTCACGTCAACCGTGTGCTCAAGAAGATGAGCCGCCTCTTTCTGGTCGAGGATCTGGTGGATTCCCTCAAG CTGGCAGTGGTTATGTGGTTGATGACATATGTCGGAGCGGTCTTCAATGGCATCACTATCCTCATCCTCG CCGACATCCTGCTCTTCAGTGTACCGCCCATCTATGAGAAAAACAAG ACCCAGATTGACCATTACATTGGCATTGTACGCACTCAAGTCAACACTACATTTGCAAA GCTACAAGAGAAACTCCCAGGATCGATGAAGCGCTGTAAAGCAGAATGA
- the rtn3 gene encoding reticulon-3 isoform X3, with protein MADPMTQSSQISSSQGLNDAHSASSKDSKFSVNDLVHWRDPKKSGVVFGVSLLLLLSLAAFSMISVVSYLLLALLCVTISFRIYKSVIQAVQKSNEGHPFKALMEKDVTVPPETFRKHVDTCLTHVNRVLKKMSRLFLVEDLVDSLKLAVVMWLMTYVGAVFNGITILILADILLFSVPPIYEKNKTQIDHYIGIVRTQVNTTFAKLQEKLPGSMKRCKAE; from the exons ATGGCAGATCCAATGACCCAATCTTCTCAGATTTCGTCGTCACAAGGCCTCAACGATGCGCATTCTGCATCGTCCAAAGACTCCAAGTTTTCCG TGAATGACCTGGTGCACTGGCGGGACCCTAAGAAGTCAGGTGTGGTGTTTGGCGTGTCGCTGCTGTTGCTGCTCTCTCTGGCAGCGTTTAGCATGATCAGTGTGGTCTCCTACCTGCTGCTGGCCCTGCTCTGTGTCACCATCTCTTTCCGCATCTACAAATCTGTCATCCAGGCTGTGCAGAAGTCCAATGAAGGACATCCCTTCAA GGCTCTGATGGAGAAAGATGTCACCGTGCCCCCCGAGACCTTCCGCAAGCACGTGGACACCTGTCTCACTCACGTCAACCGTGTGCTCAAGAAGATGAGCCGCCTCTTTCTGGTCGAGGATCTGGTGGATTCCCTCAAG CTGGCAGTGGTTATGTGGTTGATGACATATGTCGGAGCGGTCTTCAATGGCATCACTATCCTCATCCTCG CCGACATCCTGCTCTTCAGTGTACCGCCCATCTATGAGAAAAACAAG ACCCAGATTGACCATTACATTGGCATTGTACGCACTCAAGTCAACACTACATTTGCAAA GCTACAAGAGAAACTCCCAGGATCGATGAAGCGCTGTAAAGCAGAATGA
- the rtn3 gene encoding reticulon-3 isoform X2, translated as MADPMTQSSQISSSQGLNDAHSASSKDSKFSDSFFSSPVSLIQSPQVNDLVHWRDPKKSGVVFGVSLLLLLSLAAFSMISVVSYLLLALLCVTISFRIYKSVIQAVQKSNEGHPFKALMEKDVTVPPETFRKHVDTCLTHVNRVLKKMSRLFLVEDLVDSLKLAVVMWLMTYVGAVFNGITILILADILLFSVPPIYEKNKTQIDHYIGIVRTQVNTTFAKLQEKLPGSMKRCKAE; from the exons ATGGCAGATCCAATGACCCAATCTTCTCAGATTTCGTCGTCACAAGGCCTCAACGATGCGCATTCTGCATCGTCCAAAGACTCCAAGTTTTCCG attccTTTTTTTCTTCGCCTGTATCTCTCATTCAGTCTCCTCAAG TGAATGACCTGGTGCACTGGCGGGACCCTAAGAAGTCAGGTGTGGTGTTTGGCGTGTCGCTGCTGTTGCTGCTCTCTCTGGCAGCGTTTAGCATGATCAGTGTGGTCTCCTACCTGCTGCTGGCCCTGCTCTGTGTCACCATCTCTTTCCGCATCTACAAATCTGTCATCCAGGCTGTGCAGAAGTCCAATGAAGGACATCCCTTCAA GGCTCTGATGGAGAAAGATGTCACCGTGCCCCCCGAGACCTTCCGCAAGCACGTGGACACCTGTCTCACTCACGTCAACCGTGTGCTCAAGAAGATGAGCCGCCTCTTTCTGGTCGAGGATCTGGTGGATTCCCTCAAG CTGGCAGTGGTTATGTGGTTGATGACATATGTCGGAGCGGTCTTCAATGGCATCACTATCCTCATCCTCG CCGACATCCTGCTCTTCAGTGTACCGCCCATCTATGAGAAAAACAAG ACCCAGATTGACCATTACATTGGCATTGTACGCACTCAAGTCAACACTACATTTGCAAA GCTACAAGAGAAACTCCCAGGATCGATGAAGCGCTGTAAAGCAGAATGA
- the LOC127961505 gene encoding menin-like isoform X1, which produces MRIRSAQKNHFPLRGIDGVVQLFESELSNPEPDLTLLSLVLGFVEHFLTVNRVVPVNVPGVRFEPLKPDCLDSCFPTVELNLISALYERFTAQILGAVDLSLYRKPAGGSSRELVKKVSDVIWNSLSRSYFKDRAHIQSLFSLITGTKLDSSGVAFAVVAACQVLGLKDVHLALSEDHAWVIFGKGGEETAEVTWHGKGNEDRRGQTVSAGITERSWLYLKGSYMKCNRNMEVAFMVCAINPSLDLHTDSTELLLLQQRLLWLLYDRGDLERYPMAMGTLADLEDQEPMTGKESPLSIHLKAVDSAKKYYNNEHIYPFMYLAGYHYRHRNVREALGAWAEAALVTQDYNYCREDEEIYKEFFDIANDVIPTLLKETAAAAESGEEGADETEKEEQPRQVAALSALQDPECFAHLLRFYDGICKWEEGSPTPVLHVGWATYLVQSLSRFDAQIRQKVSIITKDAEPVDDDDQSSEDQREGRRRVPRRESKVDEQAGPSSPSAPLPPQNPVPKKVGGEGGRRRSSASTRSKEADGKNEPSSPSPTPSPTQPAIVQGGPVVVFQSEKMKGMKELLSAAKINSSAIKLQLTAQSQVQMKRQKPTPSGDYTLSFMKRPRKTL; this is translated from the exons ATGAGGATTCGGTCGGCTCAGAAGAATCATTTCCCTCTTCGGGGCATCGATGGAGTGGTGCAGCTTTTCGAGTCTGAGCTTAGCAACCCAGAACCGGACCTGACTCTGCTGTCCCTTGTGCTGGGTTTTGTAGAGCACTTCCTGACTGTCAACAGAGTTGTTCCTGTCAATGTGCCTGGCGTTCGGTTCGAACCTCTTAAACCTGACTGCCTTGACTCTTGCTTCCCTACAGTAGAGCTGAATCTCATATCTGCCCTCTACGAACGCTTCACCGCCCAGATTCTTGGTGCTGTGGACCTCTCACTATACCGCAAACCCGCTGGCGGTTCCAGCCGTGAGCTAGTGAAAAAGGTCTCAGATGTGATCTGGAACAGTCTTAGCCGGTCGTATTTCAAAGACAGGGCACATATTCAGTCCCTCTTCAGTCTTATCACAG GCACAAAGCTGGACAGCTCAGGAGTAGCTTTTGCAGTGGTAGCTGCGTGTCAGGTGTTGGGCCTGAAGGATGTTCATCTGGCTCTCTCGGAGGACCACGCCTGGGTGATCTTTGGCAAGGGCGGGGAGGAGACTGCAGAGGTCACATGGCATGGGAAGGGCAACGAAGACAGAAGAGGTCAGACTGTCAGTGCTGGAATCACTGAAAGG AGCTGGTTATATCTTAAAGGCTCCTACATGAAGTGCAACAGGAATATGGAGGTTGCATTCATGGTTTGCGCCATCAATCCATCTCTAGATCTGCACACAGACAGTACAGAGCTACTCCTGCTCCAGCAA AGGCTGTTATGGCTGCTATATGATCGAGGGGATCTGGAGAG GTATCCTATGGCAATGGGCACTTTGGCTGACCTTGAAGATCAGGAACCAATGACTGGCAAGGAAAGCCCTCTCTCCATTCACTTAAAG gcTGTTGACTCTGctaaaaaatattacaacaacGAGCACATATACCCTTTCATGTATCTAGCAGGGTATCATTATAGGCACAGAAATGTCCGAGAGGCTTTGGGTGCCTGGGCAGAGGCTGCTTTAGTAACGCAAGA TTACAACTACTGCAGGGAGGATGAGGAGATATATAAGGAGTTTTTTGACATCGCTAATGATGTCATTCCCACCCTCCTTAAAGAAACCGCAGCTGCTGCTGAAAGTGGTGAAGAAGGGGCTGATGAAACAGAAAAGGAG GAGCAGCCCAGACAGGTAGCTGCTTTATCTGCCCTTCAGGACCCAGAGTGCTTTGCTCATTTGCTTCGGTTCTATGATGGTATTTGTAAATGGGAAGAAGGAAGTCCAACGCCAGTGCTTCATGTAGGCTGGGCCACCTATTTGGTTCAGTCCCTTAGTCGCTTTGATGCACAG ATCAGACAAAAAGTGTCAATCATCACCAAAGATGCAGAACCAGTGGATGACGATGACCAGTCCAGTGAAGACCAGCGTGAGGGGCGTAGACGGGTCCCGAGGCGAGAATCCAAGGTAGATGAACAAGCAGGACCATCATCTCCAAGTGCACCATTGCCTCCTCAAAATCCAGTGCCTAAAAAGGTGGGAGGCGAAGGAGGACGCAGACGTTCTTCTGCTAGCACTCGAAGTAAAGAGGCCGATGGCAAAAATGAGCCCTCATCCCCAAGTCCCACACCTTCTCCTACCCAACCAGCCATAGTGCAGGGCGGGCCGGTGGTGGTTTTCCAAAGTGAGAAGATGAAGGGTATGAAGGAGCTCCTCTCTGCAGCCAAGATCAACTCTAGTGCCATTAAACTGCAGCTCACAGCCCAGTCCCAAGTGCAGATGAAGAGACAGAAACCCACACCCTCTGGAGATTACACCTTGTCCTTCATGAAACGCCCACGCAAAACTCTTTAA
- the LOC127961505 gene encoding menin-like isoform X2: MRIRSAQKNHFPLRGIDGVVQLFESELSNPEPDLTLLSLVLGFVEHFLTVNRVVPVNVPGVRFEPLKPDCLDSCFPTVELNLISALYERFTAQILGAVDLSLYRKPAGGSSRELVKKVSDVIWNSLSRSYFKDRAHIQSLFSLITGTKLDSSGVAFAVVAACQVLGLKDVHLALSEDHAWVIFGKGGEETAEVTWHGKGNEDRRGQTVSAGITERSWLYLKGSYMKCNRNMEVAFMVCAINPSLDLHTDSTELLLLQQRLLWLLYDRGDLERYPMAMGTLADLEDQEPMTGKESPLSIHLKAVDSAKKYYNNEHIYPFMYLAGYHYRHRNVREALGAWAEAALVTQDYNYCREDEEIYKEFFDIANDVIPTLLKETAAAAESGEEGADETEKEPRQVAALSALQDPECFAHLLRFYDGICKWEEGSPTPVLHVGWATYLVQSLSRFDAQIRQKVSIITKDAEPVDDDDQSSEDQREGRRRVPRRESKVDEQAGPSSPSAPLPPQNPVPKKVGGEGGRRRSSASTRSKEADGKNEPSSPSPTPSPTQPAIVQGGPVVVFQSEKMKGMKELLSAAKINSSAIKLQLTAQSQVQMKRQKPTPSGDYTLSFMKRPRKTL; the protein is encoded by the exons ATGAGGATTCGGTCGGCTCAGAAGAATCATTTCCCTCTTCGGGGCATCGATGGAGTGGTGCAGCTTTTCGAGTCTGAGCTTAGCAACCCAGAACCGGACCTGACTCTGCTGTCCCTTGTGCTGGGTTTTGTAGAGCACTTCCTGACTGTCAACAGAGTTGTTCCTGTCAATGTGCCTGGCGTTCGGTTCGAACCTCTTAAACCTGACTGCCTTGACTCTTGCTTCCCTACAGTAGAGCTGAATCTCATATCTGCCCTCTACGAACGCTTCACCGCCCAGATTCTTGGTGCTGTGGACCTCTCACTATACCGCAAACCCGCTGGCGGTTCCAGCCGTGAGCTAGTGAAAAAGGTCTCAGATGTGATCTGGAACAGTCTTAGCCGGTCGTATTTCAAAGACAGGGCACATATTCAGTCCCTCTTCAGTCTTATCACAG GCACAAAGCTGGACAGCTCAGGAGTAGCTTTTGCAGTGGTAGCTGCGTGTCAGGTGTTGGGCCTGAAGGATGTTCATCTGGCTCTCTCGGAGGACCACGCCTGGGTGATCTTTGGCAAGGGCGGGGAGGAGACTGCAGAGGTCACATGGCATGGGAAGGGCAACGAAGACAGAAGAGGTCAGACTGTCAGTGCTGGAATCACTGAAAGG AGCTGGTTATATCTTAAAGGCTCCTACATGAAGTGCAACAGGAATATGGAGGTTGCATTCATGGTTTGCGCCATCAATCCATCTCTAGATCTGCACACAGACAGTACAGAGCTACTCCTGCTCCAGCAA AGGCTGTTATGGCTGCTATATGATCGAGGGGATCTGGAGAG GTATCCTATGGCAATGGGCACTTTGGCTGACCTTGAAGATCAGGAACCAATGACTGGCAAGGAAAGCCCTCTCTCCATTCACTTAAAG gcTGTTGACTCTGctaaaaaatattacaacaacGAGCACATATACCCTTTCATGTATCTAGCAGGGTATCATTATAGGCACAGAAATGTCCGAGAGGCTTTGGGTGCCTGGGCAGAGGCTGCTTTAGTAACGCAAGA TTACAACTACTGCAGGGAGGATGAGGAGATATATAAGGAGTTTTTTGACATCGCTAATGATGTCATTCCCACCCTCCTTAAAGAAACCGCAGCTGCTGCTGAAAGTGGTGAAGAAGGGGCTGATGAAACAGAAAAGGAG CCCAGACAGGTAGCTGCTTTATCTGCCCTTCAGGACCCAGAGTGCTTTGCTCATTTGCTTCGGTTCTATGATGGTATTTGTAAATGGGAAGAAGGAAGTCCAACGCCAGTGCTTCATGTAGGCTGGGCCACCTATTTGGTTCAGTCCCTTAGTCGCTTTGATGCACAG ATCAGACAAAAAGTGTCAATCATCACCAAAGATGCAGAACCAGTGGATGACGATGACCAGTCCAGTGAAGACCAGCGTGAGGGGCGTAGACGGGTCCCGAGGCGAGAATCCAAGGTAGATGAACAAGCAGGACCATCATCTCCAAGTGCACCATTGCCTCCTCAAAATCCAGTGCCTAAAAAGGTGGGAGGCGAAGGAGGACGCAGACGTTCTTCTGCTAGCACTCGAAGTAAAGAGGCCGATGGCAAAAATGAGCCCTCATCCCCAAGTCCCACACCTTCTCCTACCCAACCAGCCATAGTGCAGGGCGGGCCGGTGGTGGTTTTCCAAAGTGAGAAGATGAAGGGTATGAAGGAGCTCCTCTCTGCAGCCAAGATCAACTCTAGTGCCATTAAACTGCAGCTCACAGCCCAGTCCCAAGTGCAGATGAAGAGACAGAAACCCACACCCTCTGGAGATTACACCTTGTCCTTCATGAAACGCCCACGCAAAACTCTTTAA